The Cynocephalus volans isolate mCynVol1 chromosome 2, mCynVol1.pri, whole genome shotgun sequence genome window below encodes:
- the MYL2 gene encoding myosin regulatory light chain 2, ventricular/cardiac muscle isoform yields the protein MAPKKAKKRADGANSNVFSMFEQTQIQEFKEAFTIMDQNRDGFIDKNDLRDTFAALGRVNVKNEEIDEMLKEAPGPINFTVFLTMFGEKLKGADPEETILNAFKVFDPEGKGVLKANYVREMLTTQAERFSKEEIDQMFAAFPPDVTGNLDYKNLVHIITHGEEKD from the exons ATG GCACCTAAGAAAGCCAAGAAGAGAGCAGACGGCGCCAACTCCAATGTGTTCTCCATGTTTGAACAGACCCAGATCCAGGAGTTTAAGGAG GCTTTCACCATCATGGACCAGAACAGGGATGGTTTCATCGACAAGAACGACTTGAGAGACACCTTTGCTGCTCTTG GGCGGGTGaatgtgaaaaatgaagaaattgatgaAATGCTCAAGGAGGCTCCAGGTCCAATAAACTTTACTGTGTTCCTGACAATGTTTGGGGAGAAACTTAAGG GGGCAGACCCCGAGGAGACCATTCTCAATGCGTTCAAAGTGTTTGACCCTGAAGGCAAAGGGGTGCTGAAGGCTAATTA cGTTCGAGAGATGCTGACCACACAGGCAGAGAGGTTTTCCAAGGAGGAG ATTGACCAGATGTTCGCTGCCTTCCCCCCTGATGTGACTGGAAACCTGGACTACAAGAATCTGGTGCACATCATCACTCACGGAGAAGAGAAAGACTAA